A genomic window from Anthonomus grandis grandis chromosome 4, icAntGran1.3, whole genome shotgun sequence includes:
- the LOC126734901 gene encoding uncharacterized protein LOC126734901, which translates to MNSFAVFTFVACLAVANAGWFHHEPSTKIIQGPSSKTTLVGPEGSVISAVAPGGQIVHEEHPGVIAHAAPVHSHIVAHVAPVFAHHAPVLAHHVPIVAHQVPVVAHHAHHVPTTVVAHDTGVHGHENAIISGPSGTVARGHGVHGAVVAPVVAHHAAVVAPVVVAHDGYHHDHEGQYVHDHSESLYDDGSYKPHYYH; encoded by the exons ATGAACTCCTTT GCTGTCTTTACATTTGTCGCCTGTTTGGCCGTCGCTAACGCCGGTTGGTTCCACCACGAACCCTCAACGAAGATCATCCAAGGCCCCAGCTCCAAGACCACCCTGGTCGGACCCGAAGGCAGCGTGATCTCCGCAGTAGCACCAGGAGGACAAATCGTGCACGAAGAGCATCCAGGAGTCATCGCTCATGCCGCCCCAGTTCACTCTCACATCGTCGCTCATGTCGCCCCAGTATTCGCCCATCACGCTCCAGTTCTTGCCCACCATGTACCAATTGTAGCCCATCAAGTGCCAGTTGTAGCTCACCATGCTCACCACGTCCCAACCACCGTCGTTGCTCATGATACCGGTGTACATGGACACGAAAACGCCATCATTTCTGGGCCATCTGGAACTGTAGCTCGCGGTCATGGTGTACATGGTGCTGTAGTAGCTCCAGTTGTAGCTCATCATGCTGCTGTTGTTGCTCCAGTAGTTGTCGCTCATGACGGTTACCACCATGATCATGAGGGTCAATACGTACATGACCACAGTGAATCTCTTTATGATGATGGTTCTTACAAACCTCATTACTACCATTAA
- the LOC126734912 gene encoding uncharacterized protein LOC126734912 isoform X2, protein MIKFLVILVLLQSLFEPTYSAPQDQVSNGQGSIMNREDEGGMAEMPRAGVFENAGRILGPNFPGNLAHKMVDSAMVPPGHVAKSAQERGEKMAADGVNMVPNTFEADIQV, encoded by the exons atgattaaattcctG gttattttagtACTTTTACAAAGTCTGTTTGAACCAACTTATTCTGCTCCACAAGACCAAGTTTCCAATGGACAAGGTTCAATAATGAATCGTGAGGATGAAGGAGGAATGGCCGAAATGCCTAGGGCGGGTGTTTTTGAAAATGCCGGAAGAATATTAG GACCAAATTTCCCAGGAAACTTAGCTCATAAAATGGTAGATTCTGCCATGGTACCTCCTGGGCATGTTGCTAAAAGCGCTCAAGAGCGTGGGGAAAAAATGGCTGCCGATGGTGTGAACATGGTACCAAACACCTTTGAAGCTGATATTCAAGTgtaa
- the LOC126734912 gene encoding uncharacterized protein LOC126734912 isoform X1 gives MIKFLVILVLLQSLFEPTYSAPQDQVSNGQGSIMNREDEGGMAEMPRAGVFENAGRILDSHILGPNFPGNLAHKMVDSAMVPPGHVAKSAQERGEKMAADGVNMVPNTFEADIQV, from the exons atgattaaattcctG gttattttagtACTTTTACAAAGTCTGTTTGAACCAACTTATTCTGCTCCACAAGACCAAGTTTCCAATGGACAAGGTTCAATAATGAATCGTGAGGATGAAGGAGGAATGGCCGAAATGCCTAGGGCGGGTGTTTTTGAAAATGCCGGAAGAATATTAG ACTCCCATATTTTAGGACCAAATTTCCCAGGAAACTTAGCTCATAAAATGGTAGATTCTGCCATGGTACCTCCTGGGCATGTTGCTAAAAGCGCTCAAGAGCGTGGGGAAAAAATGGCTGCCGATGGTGTGAACATGGTACCAAACACCTTTGAAGCTGATATTCAAGTgtaa
- the LOC126734910 gene encoding uncharacterized protein LOC126734910 isoform X1, whose product MNSFVVISMVALLAFTNAGIIQGPSSKTTLVGPEGSVISAVAPGGQIVHEEHPGVIAHAHQIPVVAHQVSVAHQVPVLAHDVPTTVVAHDTGVHGHENAIISGPSGTVARGHGVVVVPVVSHADVDDNGHEGQYVHDHSETLYDDGSYRPHY is encoded by the exons ATGAACTCCTTT GTTGTCATTTCCATGGTGGCCTTATTGGCTTTCACCAATGCTGGTATCATCCAGGGCCCCAGCTCCAAGACCACCCTGGTAGGACCTGAAGGCAGTGTCATCTCCGCTGTAGCACCGGGAGGTCAGATTGTGCATGAAGAGCATCCGGGAGTTATCGCCCATGCCCACCAAATCCCAGTTGTAGCTCATCAAGTGTCTGTAGCTCATCAAGTACCAGTTTTAGCTCATGATGTCCCAACAACCGTTGTGGCTCATGATACTGGTGTACATGGACATGAAAACGCCATCATTTCTGGACCATCTGGAACTGTAGCTCGCGGACATGGTGTTGTAGTAGTTCCAGTTGTTTCTCATGCTGATGTTGATGATAATGGACATGAAGGACAATACGTTCATGACCACAGTGAGACTTTATATGATGATGGATCTTATAGGCCTCACTATTAA
- the LOC126734910 gene encoding uncharacterized protein LOC126734910 isoform X2, which translates to MVALLAFTNAGIIQGPSSKTTLVGPEGSVISAVAPGGQIVHEEHPGVIAHAHQIPVVAHQVSVAHQVPVLAHDVPTTVVAHDTGVHGHENAIISGPSGTVARGHGVVVVPVVSHADVDDNGHEGQYVHDHSETLYDDGSYRPHY; encoded by the coding sequence ATGGTGGCCTTATTGGCTTTCACCAATGCTGGTATCATCCAGGGCCCCAGCTCCAAGACCACCCTGGTAGGACCTGAAGGCAGTGTCATCTCCGCTGTAGCACCGGGAGGTCAGATTGTGCATGAAGAGCATCCGGGAGTTATCGCCCATGCCCACCAAATCCCAGTTGTAGCTCATCAAGTGTCTGTAGCTCATCAAGTACCAGTTTTAGCTCATGATGTCCCAACAACCGTTGTGGCTCATGATACTGGTGTACATGGACATGAAAACGCCATCATTTCTGGACCATCTGGAACTGTAGCTCGCGGACATGGTGTTGTAGTAGTTCCAGTTGTTTCTCATGCTGATGTTGATGATAATGGACATGAAGGACAATACGTTCATGACCACAGTGAGACTTTATATGATGATGGATCTTATAGGCCTCACTATTAA